A genomic segment from Rickettsiella endosymbiont of Miltochrista miniata encodes:
- a CDS encoding amino acid permease, translated as MFNNLDTKLLGGILLIVGTAIGGGMLALPIATAEAGFTNSLILLLLCWFIMTASAFLVLEVNLWLPANTNIISMSRILLGRWGESIAWISYLLLFYSVLAAYMAGGGDFLSGLLLNLGFKIPNWLSILLFVAILSYVVYRGIHYVDYVNRGLMFSKFSIYILLILFIIPSISSSKLTDGNMLYLTSGATVMITSFTFANIIPSLRTYFKDDIPKLRKAILIGSLIPLFCYLFWDLCIMGVLPREGNYGLINMLHSKHSTSEFVMQLSNTLNNSLITFMARIFTSICLATSFLASGLSLSDFLADGLRTTKRGKGGVIVYLATFLPPMTVVLFYPGAFIGALSYAGIYCAILFILLPSLMAWRGRYRKNSLATGFRVKGGRPLLLVLGIAGVLFIGNGVQIAFT; from the coding sequence ATGTTTAACAACTTAGATACTAAGCTTCTTGGGGGTATTTTACTCATAGTGGGCACAGCAATAGGGGGTGGAATGTTAGCATTACCTATTGCAACAGCAGAAGCAGGGTTTACAAACTCCCTGATTCTTTTATTACTATGCTGGTTCATAATGACTGCCAGCGCTTTTTTGGTGCTTGAAGTTAATCTGTGGCTCCCTGCCAATACTAACATTATTTCCATGTCACGCATTTTATTAGGGCGTTGGGGTGAGTCCATTGCCTGGATAAGTTATCTTTTATTGTTTTATTCGGTCCTTGCCGCTTATATGGCTGGGGGAGGCGATTTTCTTAGCGGCTTATTGCTTAATTTAGGTTTTAAAATACCCAACTGGTTATCTATCCTTCTATTTGTAGCGATTTTAAGTTATGTAGTATACCGAGGCATTCATTATGTCGATTATGTGAATCGCGGTTTAATGTTTAGTAAGTTTAGCATTTATATTTTACTTATTTTATTTATTATACCTTCTATCTCGAGCTCTAAGTTAACAGATGGAAACATGCTTTACTTAACGAGCGGAGCAACCGTAATGATTACCTCATTTACTTTTGCTAATATCATACCTAGCCTGCGTACTTATTTTAAAGATGATATTCCAAAATTACGAAAAGCAATTTTAATAGGTAGCTTAATTCCCTTATTTTGTTATTTATTTTGGGATCTATGTATCATGGGAGTACTGCCTCGTGAAGGAAATTATGGATTAATTAATATGCTACATTCCAAACACTCAACCAGTGAGTTTGTTATGCAATTAAGCAATACGTTAAATAATTCATTAATTACCTTTATGGCCAGAATTTTTACTTCTATTTGCCTAGCCACCTCTTTTCTTGCGAGTGGGCTAAGTTTATCTGATTTTTTGGCTGATGGTTTAAGGACTACTAAACGAGGAAAAGGTGGAGTTATTGTTTATTTGGCTACGTTTCTACCTCCTATGACAGTAGTACTTTTTTATCCTGGCGCTTTTATTGGCGCATTAAGTTATGCCGGAATTTATTGTGCAATACTTTTTATTTTACTCCCATCTTTAATGGCTTGGCGTGGACGCTATAGAAAAAACTCTTTGGCCACAGGATTTAGAGTCAAAGGAGGAAGGCCCTTATTGTTAGTACTCGGTATCGCAGGCGTTTTATTTATTGGTAACGGAGTTCAAATAGCTTTTACCTAA
- a CDS encoding response regulator — protein MGYQVDIAANGKQTLEMCLNSTYHLIILDAGLPDMQGVEVGKRIRLLEKNHKANRKPIILLSAYPANNLKTWCQEAEIDNFSTKPIPYKDLHIMLENIFNQQAVNNDII, from the coding sequence ATGGGTTACCAAGTTGATATTGCCGCAAATGGAAAACAAACATTGGAAATGTGTTTAAATAGCACTTATCATCTTATTATTCTTGATGCCGGTTTGCCTGATATGCAAGGCGTTGAAGTGGGAAAAAGAATTCGACTATTAGAAAAAAATCATAAAGCTAATCGAAAGCCGATAATATTATTAAGCGCATATCCAGCTAATAATTTAAAAACATGGTGCCAGGAAGCAGAAATAGATAATTTCTCAACTAAGCCTATTCCATATAAAGATCTACATATTATGCTAGAAAATATTTTTAATCAGCAAGCAGTCAATAATGACATTATTTAG
- a CDS encoding cupin domain-containing protein, giving the protein MLSKINFLEKLNQMLLNENLVEKEKERLERVIKHSDLLPEYISANILIEKLGLETIKGVTDEDGYYREFVNTIDNEDQESQTEIFYMLKSKQVSCLHALNTFETWHWLGGEDVLIFIFNKNNVSEIRLNADMPKYTIPANTIFGAKLFSNDSENLSWITCKCIPGFVPELYKNPSPEDLEYLFETYPNYKQVIKELTPENSKNNNIRRSIIHFFTCCFSCIGIKKIEEHEQTPLINPPRNN; this is encoded by the coding sequence ATGTTATCAAAAATAAATTTTTTAGAAAAATTGAATCAAATGCTTTTAAATGAAAACTTAGTCGAGAAAGAAAAAGAAAGGTTGGAACGTGTTATAAAACATAGCGATCTACTTCCCGAATATATATCCGCTAATATCTTGATTGAAAAATTGGGCTTAGAAACTATTAAAGGAGTTACTGATGAAGATGGTTATTATCGAGAATTTGTAAATACAATTGATAATGAGGATCAAGAAAGTCAAACTGAAATATTTTATATGCTAAAAAGTAAACAGGTATCTTGTTTACATGCTTTAAACACTTTTGAAACATGGCATTGGCTTGGGGGCGAAGATGTTTTGATTTTTATTTTTAATAAAAATAATGTTTCTGAAATCCGTTTAAATGCTGACATGCCTAAGTACACTATACCAGCAAATACTATATTTGGCGCAAAACTTTTTTCCAATGATAGTGAAAATCTTTCTTGGATAACCTGTAAGTGTATTCCTGGTTTTGTTCCAGAACTTTATAAAAACCCATCTCCAGAAGATTTAGAATATCTTTTTGAAACTTATCCTAACTATAAACAAGTTATTAAAGAGCTTACACCTGAAAATTCCAAGAATAATAATATTAGGCGTTCGATAATTCATTTTTTTACTTGCTGCTTCAGCTGTATTGGTATAAAAAAAATTGAAGAACATGAACAAACACCTTTAATTAATCCGCCGCGAAATAATTGA
- a CDS encoding HPr family phosphocarrier protein, with translation MKWVKIARCFISQITLKCNGKQVDGKSILEVMGLTARQGSPVEVIVQGEDEAAALTVLEKLVTDRFGEEG, from the coding sequence ATGAAGTGGGTCAAAATCGCAAGATGTTTTATTAGCCAAATTACGCTCAAATGTAATGGTAAACAAGTAGATGGAAAGAGTATTTTAGAAGTTATGGGGCTTACCGCTCGACAAGGAAGTCCTGTTGAAGTCATCGTCCAGGGAGAAGATGAGGCTGCAGCTTTAACAGTACTAGAAAAATTAGTTACAGATAGGTTTGGTGAAGAGGGTTGA
- the htpG gene encoding molecular chaperone HtpG, whose amino-acid sequence MTTVAEKQTLGFKTESAQLLDLMIDKIYKNKEIFLRELISNAHDAIEKLRFKALSNPQIYEDDTEPKIALVIDKDKHTITLIDNGIGMTLDEVIANLGTIAKSGTKEFLDSLTGDASKDTQLIGQFGVGFYAAFMVANKVTVKTRAASESQENAVCWEYNRESKDGYTIESITKPERGTEIILHLKKDEEEFLDDWRLRGIITKYSDHITLPISMKKSVIANETTSDATTTTEKQVVEKETEATWETVNNATALWTLSKDQINDEEYKKFYKHLTHDQNDPFTWIHNRIEGSQEYTTLLYIPLQAGPFDFWNHEKPRGLKLYVKRVFIMDDAEQFLPRYLRFVKGIVDSNDLPLNISREVLQNNKQIDTIRSAITKRTLETLNYLSKEQTEKYSQFWKEFGNILKEGLAEDFSNRDALAKLIRFSSTQLNNSEQTVSLEDYVARMKPQQDKIYYITAENFAAASNSPNLEIFREKEIEVLLLHDRIDEWLVAHLTEFDGKTLQSVAKDSDISGIAEEKSEELLKQNEDEFGPLLKQIHEILKDKVKEVRISQRLTSSPACIVKEQNALNSQIKRMLEATGQKIPESKPILELNTKHKFIQDLKAEQDDIRLAEWSHLLLGQSILAEGEQLDDPAGFVKTLTNLLASKQ is encoded by the coding sequence ATGACGACCGTGGCAGAAAAACAGACATTAGGCTTTAAAACGGAAAGTGCGCAGTTATTAGACCTAATGATTGATAAAATTTATAAAAACAAAGAAATTTTTTTACGTGAACTTATTTCCAATGCCCACGATGCCATAGAAAAGTTGAGATTTAAAGCCCTATCAAACCCTCAAATTTATGAGGATGACACTGAGCCAAAAATTGCTTTAGTCATTGATAAAGACAAGCATACCATTACATTAATTGACAATGGAATAGGTATGACCTTGGATGAAGTTATAGCAAATCTTGGTACTATTGCAAAATCAGGCACCAAAGAATTTTTAGATTCTTTGACCGGAGATGCTAGCAAAGACACTCAGCTTATTGGTCAATTTGGTGTTGGATTTTATGCTGCCTTCATGGTCGCCAACAAAGTAACGGTTAAGACTCGTGCTGCCAGTGAATCTCAAGAAAACGCTGTCTGTTGGGAATATAACCGTGAATCCAAAGATGGATATACCATCGAAAGCATCACTAAGCCAGAACGAGGCACTGAAATCATCTTGCATTTAAAGAAAGACGAAGAAGAATTTTTAGACGATTGGCGCTTACGAGGGATCATTACTAAATATTCTGATCATATTACTTTGCCTATTAGTATGAAAAAGAGCGTTATAGCAAACGAGACCACATCCGATGCAACGACTACAACAGAGAAGCAAGTTGTTGAAAAGGAAACTGAAGCTACTTGGGAAACTGTAAATAATGCCACGGCGTTATGGACGTTATCTAAAGACCAAATTAATGATGAGGAATATAAAAAGTTTTACAAACATCTTACACATGACCAAAATGATCCTTTTACGTGGATTCATAATAGAATTGAAGGAAGTCAGGAATATACGACTTTACTCTATATACCTTTACAGGCAGGCCCATTTGATTTCTGGAACCACGAAAAACCTCGCGGTTTAAAGCTTTATGTTAAACGTGTTTTCATTATGGATGATGCCGAGCAGTTTTTGCCGCGTTATTTACGTTTTGTAAAAGGAATTGTGGATAGTAATGATCTTCCATTAAATATTTCTCGAGAGGTTTTACAAAATAATAAGCAAATTGATACAATACGCTCGGCTATAACCAAACGTACGCTTGAAACATTAAATTATCTTTCTAAAGAACAAACTGAAAAATATTCACAATTTTGGAAAGAATTTGGCAATATTTTAAAAGAAGGTTTAGCAGAAGATTTTTCAAATCGCGATGCGCTCGCTAAACTTATAAGATTTAGTTCCACTCAATTAAATAATAGCGAGCAAACAGTAAGCTTAGAAGATTATGTGGCACGCATGAAGCCTCAACAAGACAAAATATACTATATCACCGCAGAAAATTTTGCAGCGGCAAGTAACAGTCCTAATTTAGAAATTTTTCGCGAAAAAGAAATAGAGGTATTACTCCTGCATGATCGTATCGACGAATGGTTGGTCGCTCATTTAACTGAATTCGACGGAAAAACCTTACAGTCAGTTGCCAAGGACTCGGATATTTCCGGCATAGCAGAAGAAAAAAGTGAAGAGTTATTAAAACAAAACGAAGATGAATTTGGTCCTTTATTAAAGCAGATCCATGAAATACTTAAGGACAAAGTTAAAGAAGTTCGCATTTCGCAACGTTTAACCAGTTCTCCTGCCTGTATAGTAAAAGAACAAAATGCTTTAAATAGTCAAATAAAACGTATGCTGGAAGCTACTGGACAAAAAATACCGGAAAGTAAGCCGATACTTGAACTAAACACCAAGCATAAATTTATACAAGATTTGAAAGCTGAACAAGATGATATTCGTCTAGCGGAATGGTCACATTTACTCCTAGGGCAATCCATACTTGCTGAGGGTGAACAACTAGATGATCCTGCTGGATTTGTAAAAACATTAACTAATCTCTTGGCAAGTAAACAGTAA
- a CDS encoding N-acetylmuramoyl-L-alanine amidase-like domain-containing protein: MSGNTDKNLTAKSILCRLFCILVAFCFSFISLSYADTQTDESVEQLVSLNQSYPIQHRIEIQSAALLNTPYMDGALGEGINGRYDQNPLYRVDYFDCETYVDTVMALALAKNLQDFKNKINQIRYKQGNVSFTQRNHFPSADWIPNNKRNGYIRELNYLIAGQETSMTRTQINLRNWYHNLTIDRIQIPYLTPQEKQARLFQLKKEGGALYGSRNVSISYIPVFELLQNPGLRQKIPTGSLIFFVGHDSYLSSRIGTPMNVLHMSFAIWNNGQLYCRMASSKAGRVLDVLFPDYLKTYLSLGTLDGISVWSITDQT, encoded by the coding sequence TTGAGCGGCAATACAGACAAAAATTTAACTGCGAAGAGTATTCTGTGCCGACTTTTCTGCATTCTAGTCGCGTTCTGTTTTTCATTTATCTCTTTAAGTTATGCAGACACACAAACCGATGAGTCCGTAGAACAATTAGTCTCTCTAAACCAGAGTTATCCCATTCAGCATCGAATTGAAATTCAAAGCGCCGCATTACTGAATACACCTTATATGGATGGAGCGCTAGGTGAAGGTATTAATGGTAGATATGATCAAAATCCCTTGTATCGAGTTGATTATTTTGATTGTGAGACCTATGTTGATACCGTGATGGCTCTGGCACTGGCTAAGAATCTTCAAGATTTTAAAAACAAAATAAATCAAATTCGTTATAAACAGGGTAATGTGAGTTTTACTCAACGTAATCATTTTCCTAGTGCTGATTGGATTCCTAATAATAAAAGGAATGGATATATTCGTGAGTTAAATTATTTAATAGCTGGTCAAGAAACCAGCATGACTAGAACCCAGATTAATCTGCGAAATTGGTATCACAATTTAACTATAGATAGAATCCAAATTCCTTATTTAACTCCCCAAGAAAAACAAGCGCGATTATTTCAATTAAAAAAAGAAGGTGGGGCATTATATGGAAGTAGAAATGTCAGTATATCTTATATTCCGGTCTTTGAATTGTTACAAAATCCTGGCTTAAGACAAAAAATTCCTACTGGAAGTCTAATTTTTTTTGTCGGCCATGATTCTTATCTAAGTTCTCGGATAGGAACTCCTATGAATGTATTACATATGAGTTTTGCGATATGGAACAATGGTCAGCTTTATTGTCGCATGGCTTCGTCGAAAGCGGGAAGAGTATTAGATGTTCTTTTTCCGGATTATTTAAAAACCTATTTATCACTGGGCACTTTGGATGGTATAAGCGTGTGGTCTATCACAGACCAAACTTAG
- a CDS encoding helix-turn-helix transcriptional regulator, with translation MSFKHTLNNTLEYLIKKWGVNINQLHKHTGIPLSTLKRLRLNKENNPTLASLAPIANYFSVSLDQLIGREALPKKNNKKLSGLTLPLIHWKDILDTPKNRYYLAFSSLLIRDISLNENSYGLVIKDKNTNNFLAGSLLVIDPSLKGRNRDFIIVHKKGMSKPKLMQKIIYENKAYLKNLNNNSEIIKFSDLYKILGVVIQIRMNYKKSKFYVNFEDEKSNGATKY, from the coding sequence TTGTCCTTTAAGCACACATTAAACAATACTTTAGAATATCTAATAAAAAAGTGGGGAGTAAATATTAATCAACTCCACAAACATACTGGTATTCCTCTTTCAACGCTCAAGCGATTAAGACTAAACAAAGAAAATAATCCCACGCTAGCATCATTGGCTCCTATTGCAAACTATTTTTCCGTATCACTCGATCAGTTAATCGGAAGAGAAGCTTTACCCAAAAAAAACAATAAAAAACTCAGTGGATTGACACTTCCTTTGATACATTGGAAAGATATTCTTGATACTCCAAAAAATAGATACTATCTTGCTTTCTCTTCATTATTAATAAGAGATATAAGTTTGAATGAAAATAGTTATGGCTTAGTGATTAAAGACAAAAATACCAATAATTTTTTAGCGGGATCTTTGTTAGTCATTGATCCTAGCTTAAAAGGACGCAATCGGGATTTTATCATTGTTCATAAAAAAGGAATGTCTAAACCGAAACTCATGCAAAAAATTATTTATGAAAATAAAGCCTACCTTAAAAATTTAAATAATAACTCGGAAATTATTAAATTTTCTGATTTGTACAAAATTTTAGGTGTAGTTATACAAATAAGAATGAATTACAAAAAAAGTAAATTTTATGTTAATTTCGAGGATGAAAAAAGCAACGGCGCCACAAAATATTAA
- the coaE gene encoding dephospho-CoA kinase (Dephospho-CoA kinase (CoaE) performs the final step in coenzyme A biosynthesis.) — MFTVALTGGIASGKSTVARYFAELGVSIIDADQIGRELVDNSPEIRKQLVARFGVSLLKKNETIDRDRLRAIIFAHPKDREWLENLLHPLIYQEIKRAIQKATGLYCLVVIPLLLEGRTSQLFKKKPSSDNYIQLDRILLVTAPRELQIQRAEERDRLEKNQIDAILAAQISPVASIKQADDIIHNESHLQSLHKSTQAMHEKYLSLLAPSKNSLEDSVFLGYYLAFK; from the coding sequence GTGTTTACCGTAGCGTTAACAGGCGGTATTGCAAGTGGTAAGTCTACTGTTGCCCGTTATTTTGCTGAATTGGGAGTAAGTATTATCGATGCTGACCAAATTGGTCGTGAGCTTGTTGATAATTCCCCAGAAATCCGCAAGCAGTTAGTTGCCCGTTTTGGTGTTAGCCTATTAAAGAAAAATGAAACTATCGATCGAGATAGATTACGAGCCATTATTTTTGCTCATCCCAAAGATCGCGAATGGCTAGAAAACTTATTGCACCCTTTGATTTATCAAGAAATAAAGCGTGCTATTCAGAAAGCTACGGGTTTATATTGCCTTGTTGTCATCCCTTTATTATTAGAGGGTAGAACTTCCCAATTATTTAAAAAAAAACCTTCTTCAGATAATTATATTCAGTTAGATCGGATTTTGCTGGTCACGGCTCCTAGGGAGTTGCAAATTCAACGTGCAGAAGAACGCGATCGTTTGGAAAAAAATCAGATCGATGCGATTTTAGCTGCGCAAATCTCTCCAGTGGCAAGCATTAAGCAAGCAGACGATATTATTCACAATGAATCTCATCTGCAAAGCTTACATAAATCTACTCAGGCAATGCACGAAAAATATTTGTCATTATTAGCCCCATCAAAAAATTCTCTTGAAGATTCAGTTTTTCTTGGTTATTATCTCGCTTTCAAATAG
- a CDS encoding iron-sulfur cluster assembly accessory protein: MTQVNVPIYDPAESKSKGDQLCLTPSAIQHIKKILAKQAGEKCFRLSVKRSGCSGFAYVVDYADSFHSEDLKFSIDNDLVVFVDRASFPILQGICIDYVQNGLNGTLKFINPNQTAACGCGESFSIEEK, translated from the coding sequence ATGACACAAGTTAATGTCCCTATCTACGACCCTGCTGAAAGTAAAAGCAAGGGTGATCAGCTTTGTTTAACTCCTTCAGCGATTCAGCATATTAAAAAGATCCTCGCTAAGCAGGCGGGAGAAAAGTGTTTTCGTTTGAGTGTTAAGCGTTCTGGTTGTTCAGGTTTTGCTTATGTAGTGGATTATGCAGATAGCTTCCATTCTGAAGATTTAAAATTTTCTATTGATAATGATTTAGTTGTTTTTGTTGATCGAGCAAGCTTTCCTATCCTACAGGGGATTTGTATTGATTATGTACAAAACGGACTTAATGGGACGCTGAAATTCATTAATCCAAATCAAACGGCCGCCTGTGGATGTGGCGAAAGTTTTAGTATAGAGGAAAAATAG
- the pmbA gene encoding metalloprotease PmbA has product MPTQIKHQHPLELVNKQADYKSLLTELMNMAKKQGATQTEASISHDTGFSVTVRNQEVETIEHNRNKSLGINVYFGRKKGSASTSDFSPQAIKSTLEAASHIARFTTEDPFSGLAEPKLLEKTPPDLDLYHPWLIDPQNAIALGKDCEAHALAKDKRLTFSEGVSLSTQEAIYVYANSNGFLAGYPSSMHNISCSLIAKDKSGMQRDGSYTINRNPHQLQSIEALAKEAVDNTVKRLSARRVSTCQVPVIFHSEIADRLIRTFLEAISGGNLYRNASFLVNHIGKSVFTKKISIYEKPHLLRALGSVPFDDEGVRTSDRMLVERGILRGYLLNSYSARKLGLQTTGNAGGFHNILLETSQFNLNDLIKQMGKGLLVTEVMGQGINLVTGDYSRGAAGFWVENGEVLYPVEEITIAGNLKDMYQNIIAVGNDINNKSSIQTGSIFLEKMMIAGTE; this is encoded by the coding sequence ATGCCTACACAAATAAAACATCAGCATCCATTAGAGCTAGTAAATAAGCAAGCAGATTATAAAAGTTTGCTAACTGAACTGATGAATATGGCAAAAAAACAAGGGGCTACTCAAACTGAAGCCAGTATCAGTCATGATACTGGCTTTTCAGTAACTGTTCGTAATCAAGAAGTTGAAACAATCGAACATAACCGCAACAAAAGTTTGGGAATAAATGTCTATTTTGGCCGAAAAAAAGGTTCAGCAAGCACTTCGGATTTTAGTCCCCAAGCCATTAAAAGCACCTTAGAAGCGGCGAGTCATATAGCGCGTTTTACTACCGAAGATCCCTTTAGTGGCCTAGCAGAACCCAAACTTTTAGAAAAGACACCCCCTGATTTGGACCTTTATCATCCTTGGCTGATCGATCCACAAAACGCTATTGCGTTGGGTAAAGACTGTGAAGCGCATGCACTCGCTAAGGATAAGCGATTAACATTTTCAGAAGGAGTCAGCTTATCTACACAAGAAGCTATTTATGTTTATGCTAACAGCAATGGATTCTTGGCCGGATATCCTAGCTCCATGCACAACATCTCTTGTAGTTTAATAGCGAAAGATAAATCGGGTATGCAGCGTGATGGCAGCTACACCATAAATCGTAATCCTCATCAATTACAATCTATTGAAGCATTAGCCAAAGAGGCCGTTGATAATACTGTCAAACGCCTTAGCGCAAGACGTGTTTCCACTTGTCAGGTGCCAGTGATTTTTCATTCAGAAATAGCCGACCGCTTAATTAGAACTTTTCTTGAGGCTATATCGGGCGGAAATCTTTATCGTAATGCCTCTTTCTTAGTCAATCATATCGGAAAATCCGTTTTTACCAAAAAAATTTCTATTTATGAAAAACCTCATTTACTACGCGCTTTAGGAAGTGTTCCTTTTGATGACGAAGGTGTTCGCACCAGCGATCGAATGTTAGTTGAAAGGGGGATTTTACGCGGATATTTGCTAAATAGTTATTCAGCCAGAAAACTAGGCTTGCAAACAACAGGAAATGCGGGTGGATTTCATAATATTTTGCTGGAAACGAGTCAATTTAATCTTAATGATCTCATAAAGCAGATGGGCAAAGGCTTACTGGTCACTGAAGTTATGGGACAAGGTATTAATTTAGTAACTGGTGATTACTCTCGAGGGGCAGCTGGCTTCTGGGTTGAAAATGGAGAGGTACTATATCCTGTGGAAGAAATTACCATTGCAGGCAATTTAAAAGATATGTATCAAAATATCATAGCTGTTGGCAATGATATTAATAACAAGAGCTCTATTCAAACGGGCTCAATCTTTTTAGAAAAGATGATGATAGCAGGAACAGAATAA
- a CDS encoding queuosine precursor transporter, with the protein MKKATAPQNINQYILILGMINITISLAADVVAYKLVFLGPALVPGAPLIFPLTYIIGDIVAEVYGYNAAKKIIWITLACELFFSIAIKLIIHLPSPNFWHDQPSYNQVVDPILRFVLAGILAVISSSFINIYIISKWKILMKGRHFWLRSLGSSAIGGFILVLITILFGFSGHVHFSQLGYMILSVYSIEILYSLLGVWPASLITGFLKMEEQLDVYDTETDFNPFR; encoded by the coding sequence ATGAAAAAAGCAACGGCGCCACAAAATATTAATCAATATATCCTTATTTTAGGGATGATAAACATTACGATTAGTTTAGCAGCGGACGTCGTAGCATATAAATTAGTATTTCTTGGTCCCGCGTTAGTGCCTGGCGCGCCACTCATTTTCCCTTTAACGTATATTATTGGGGATATAGTCGCAGAAGTATATGGATATAATGCTGCCAAAAAAATCATATGGATTACACTTGCTTGCGAATTATTTTTTTCAATTGCTATCAAATTGATTATTCATTTACCTTCTCCAAATTTTTGGCATGATCAACCTTCTTACAATCAAGTGGTAGACCCTATTTTAAGATTTGTACTCGCCGGAATTTTGGCTGTAATTAGTAGTAGTTTCATTAATATTTATATAATCTCGAAATGGAAAATATTAATGAAAGGTAGACACTTTTGGTTGCGCAGTTTAGGGTCGTCCGCTATTGGTGGTTTTATTTTAGTTTTAATCACTATATTATTTGGATTTAGTGGTCATGTACATTTTTCCCAATTGGGTTATATGATTTTATCAGTTTATTCCATCGAAATATTATATTCTTTGCTGGGAGTATGGCCTGCCTCGTTAATTACAGGCTTCCTAAAAATGGAAGAACAACTCGATGTCTATGATACTGAAACTGATTTTAATCCATTTAGATAG
- the secB gene encoding protein-export chaperone SecB encodes MNQSSKPTQQPEFIIQRVYVKDLSLETPHSPQAFQEEWQPELNLQFTMNTSDIGADNHEVVLQITVTAKSKDKTLFLVEVKQAGLFTLKGFTEEQNHQVMSITCPTILFPYAREAVSDLVGRAGFPPLYLAPVNFEALYAQQMQEQDDKDGSGKKENSSNSIITH; translated from the coding sequence ATGAATCAATCAAGCAAACCTACCCAACAACCCGAATTTATTATTCAACGAGTTTATGTTAAAGATTTATCACTAGAGACTCCTCATTCTCCTCAAGCTTTTCAAGAAGAATGGCAACCGGAGTTAAACTTGCAGTTTACTATGAATACCAGCGACATAGGCGCTGACAATCATGAGGTGGTTTTACAGATCACGGTGACAGCGAAGTCGAAAGATAAAACCTTATTTTTGGTTGAGGTAAAACAAGCAGGTCTTTTTACGTTAAAAGGATTCACCGAAGAACAAAACCATCAGGTGATGAGTATAACCTGCCCTACTATTTTATTTCCCTATGCCAGAGAGGCTGTTTCAGATTTAGTTGGCCGAGCTGGGTTTCCACCCCTCTACTTAGCACCAGTTAATTTTGAGGCATTGTATGCTCAGCAAATGCAAGAACAGGATGATAAAGATGGTAGTGGGAAAAAAGAAAACTCTTCGAATTCTATTATTACGCATTAA
- the grxC gene encoding glutaredoxin 3, translating into MQKVVIYTTQGCPYCADAKELLNKKGVKYEEIQVDKDANKLAEMIKLSNRRSVPQIFINNKPIGGFDDLSKLATSGELDTLLKGE; encoded by the coding sequence ATGCAAAAAGTAGTGATTTATACCACACAGGGTTGTCCTTATTGTGCCGATGCCAAAGAGTTACTGAACAAAAAAGGAGTTAAGTACGAAGAAATTCAAGTTGATAAAGATGCTAATAAATTAGCAGAAATGATAAAATTAAGTAACCGACGTTCAGTGCCGCAAATATTTATTAATAATAAACCTATCGGAGGATTTGATGATTTATCAAAATTAGCTACCTCTGGTGAATTAGATACTTTACTAAAAGGCGAGTAA
- a CDS encoding rhodanese-like domain-containing protein: MHQFIEFSLRHWELWLAFFVILILLLTFELHAKLTGTLPLSVQEAIFKVNREDAVFLDVRDALSFKKGHIAESINIPLSELKARLSELDSYRERPIIINYSQGQSHHKIGRLLKNAGFTRCYHLKGGIVSWQNAALPIIKS; this comes from the coding sequence ATGCATCAGTTTATCGAATTTAGTTTACGACATTGGGAGCTGTGGCTAGCTTTTTTTGTTATATTAATTTTATTACTGACCTTTGAATTGCATGCTAAGCTAACGGGCACACTGCCTCTTAGTGTCCAGGAAGCTATTTTTAAAGTTAACCGAGAAGATGCGGTTTTTTTAGATGTTCGTGATGCCCTTAGTTTTAAAAAAGGACATATTGCTGAATCTATTAATATACCGCTTTCTGAGCTTAAAGCCAGGTTAAGCGAGCTTGACTCATATCGGGAAAGGCCTATTATCATTAACTATAGCCAAGGACAATCACACCATAAAATTGGTAGACTATTAAAAAATGCTGGATTTACAAGATGTTACCATCTTAAAGGTGGAATTGTGAGCTGGCAGAATGCGGCGCTGCCTATCATCAAAAGCTAA